The following DNA comes from Microbacterium wangchenii.
TGAAGTCATCCGGCTCCTCCGCATCGGCGATGGTCAGGAGGGCCTCGACATAGTCCGGAGCCCACCCCCAATCGCGGCGTGCGTCGAGCGCGCCGAGGGTGAGGTGGTCCTGCAGGCCGCGCGCGATGCGCGCGGCTCCCGCGGTGATCTTCCGGGTGACGAACGTCTCCGGCCGCCGCGGTGATTCGTGGTTGTAGAGGATGGCCGTCGATGCGAACGACCCGCGGCCGCGCCAGAGAGAGACGAGCTGATGCGCAGCGGCCTTGGAGACGCCGTAGGGTGTCACGGGTCGGATGGCGGTGGCCTCCGTCTGGGGCGACTCAGCCGCGTTGCCGAAGATCTCCGAACTGCTGGCCAGGACCAGGCGCGCACCCTCCGCCGACGCCATGCTCTCCAGGAGGGCCGCGGTGGAGACGGTGTTGACCGCCATGGTCTCGGCCGGCCGCTCCCACGATGCCGCGACGGAGGAGACCGCTCCGAGGTGGAAGATGTACTGCGGCGAGGCGTCGCGGACGACCCGCCGGAGCGCCTCCGCATCGTCCAGCGCGGCCGTGCGGGGTCGGACCTGGGCGGGCAGCCCGGCGGTCAGCTCATCGCCGGGGCGCGTGACGGCGGTGACCGATGCGTCCCGCTCGAGGAGCCGCTCGAGGAGGTAGGAGCCGTCCTGTCCGGTCGCGCCGGTGACGAGAACGCGGGCCCCGGGGTTCATCGGGCCTCGGCGGCAGCGTCTCGGAGATCGGCTTCGACCATCATGGCCACGAGTTCCCGGAAGCCGACTTTCGGCGCCCATCCGAGCACCTCACGCGCTTTGGCCGCGTCGCCGACGAGCAGATCGACCTCGGCCGGGCGCATGAACTCCTGCGACTGCTGCACGTGGGGCTCCCAGTCCGCGATGCCGGCCGCATCGAACGCCGCATCCAGCAGCTCGCGGATGGAGTGGGTCTCTCCGGTCGACACCACGTAATCGTCGCCATGGGGCTGCTGCAGCATGAGCCACATCGCCTCCACGTAGTCGCCGGCGAATCCCCAGTCACGCTGTGCGTCCAGATTGCCCATCACGAGCGTGTCCTGCAGCCCGTGCGCGATCCTGGCGACGGCGCGTGTCACCTTGCGCGTGACGAACTCGGGCCCGCGCCGCGGCGACTCGTGGTTGAACAGGATTCCGCTGGAGGCGTGCATGCCGTACGACTCGCGGTAGTTGATGGTCATGTAGTGGCCGAAGACCTTCGCCACGCCGTACGGCGACCGCGGCCACAGCAGCGTGCTCTCGCGCTGGGGGACCTCCTGCACCTTGCCGAACATCTCCGACGACGATGCCTGGTAGAACCGAACCGACGACGGATCATCGCCCGCGTACAGCCGCGTGGCCTCCAGGATGTTCAGCACCCCCTTGCCGGTCACATCGGTGGTCAGCGCCGCGTTCTCCCAGGAGTAGGCGACGAAGGAGATCGCTCCGAGGTTGTACACCTCGTCCGGCTGCGCCTCGGACAGGACCCGGACCAGGCTCGAGACGTCGGTCAGGTCGCCGGTGACCAGGCGCACGTCGGGAACGGTGCGCCGCACGAGCTCGATCTTCGGGTTGTTCTGCCCGCGGATCAGGCCGTAGACGGTGTAGCCCTTCGAGATGAGCAGCTCGGCGAGGTACAGGCCGTCCTGTCCCGTGATGCCGGTGATGAGCGCGCGAGGCATGGCGTCCGCTTTCCGATGGGAACCGCCGTCCGGTGCGACGGCGCTTAAGCACCCTACCGGGTGGCCCTCTCCGCTTCTTCGAGCACCTCGTCGATGAGCTCCTGGTAGCGCTGGACGCCCCTCTCGTTGGCGAAGAGCGCCCGCGCGCGCTCCGGTCCGTCCGCGGGCAGAGCGAGCGTGGGCAGCTTCCGCAGCGCTGCGGTGATCGCCGCGGAGTCACGCGGCGGCACGATGGTTCCGAAGCCGGTCTCCTGCACGGGGGTGCGCACGCCGGGCATGTCGGTCACCAGGGCCGGCACTCCGGCCATCATCGCCTCGACCTGGACGATCCCGAACGCCTCGAAGGAGTTCACGGACGTCAGCGCGAAGGTGTCGAGGGACGCGTAGAAGTCTGGAAGGTCCTCGTCCGCGAGGAAGCCCAGCATGCGGATCCGCTCGTCGCGGCCGATCGCCTCGCGCACGCGCTCGATGACCGACCCGCCGGCGATGTTGGCGAAGTCGCCTGCGATGAGCAGCCGCGCCTCGGGGTCGGCGAGCGCGGTGAACCCGCGGACCAGGTATTCGATGCCCTTCTCCTCCACGATGCGTCCGAGGAAGCCGACGTGCAGCCCGTCGCCCTCCCGGAACCGTCCCGTTCCGCCGCGGCGATCGTGGCATCCCGGGGGGATGACGAGCTGATTGCGCGCGAGAGCGCGCGACACCCGCGAATGCGCCGCGTAATCCGAACTGGAGACGATCACGGCCCGGGAGTTGCCCGCCGCCGCCGTCGTCGAGGCATCCATGGCCCGCGACTGGAGACGGCCGGGCAGGGAGGGCGGCATCGCGATGTCGCACTGGTACGTGAAGAGGACGGGCGTCCCTGCCCGCCGGGCTCCGGCGGCGATGGGTCCGGCTTCCAGCATCGGCGCGTGGATGTTGACCACATCCGCCGTCCGTGCGGCTCGGATCACCGCGGGCACGAGGCCCGGCGCGATCACGCCTTTGCCCAGGCGGACCCGAACGGGGAATCGGCGGACACGGACGCCGTTGATCGTCTCGGACCGGGGGAGTGAGCGGTCGTGCTGCGTGGTGAGGACGAGCACGTCATGCCCTCGCGCCGCCAGCCCCTCGGCCACATCGCGCGCGACATTGGTCAGGCCGCTGACATACGGGGCGTAGTAGTTGAGCGTGATCAGGATGCGCATCCGGTCATCCTCTCGTGAGATGCGTGCGAAGAGACAGCGCGCTGCCCACCAGCGCGGCGAGGGACGACAGCAGGAGCGCGATCGAGCAGGCGAGCTCGATCGGGAGGAAGGTCCCGGCGGCCACGACCGTCACCACCGCCGCCCCCAGAGCGCCCGACCAGGCGGCGAGGGCCAGGCGGTGGCGACCGGCGGCGATCACCGCCTGGGTGAAGACGATGAGGCCGGCCATGCACACCACGCCCGCCACGAGGATCCCGAGGTCCAGCGGGGGCAGGGCGCGGCCGGGACCGAAGATGAGCTCCACCGCCCATGGTCCGGCCAGGTACCCCACCACCGCGCCCGCGGCAGCCAGACCGGTGACACCCAGCACGAGGGTGCGGATCGCCGCCAGCAGCCGGACGGTCTGCCCTTCGCGGAGCATGACGGTGAAGGGCGGCACGAGCATCGCCTGAACCGGTGTGATGAGGAACAGGGGCAGCCGCGCGAGCGTGAAGCTCGCCTGGAACGCGCCGGCGGCCCCGACCGGCCCCAGGGCGAAGACGATCAGCGGGGCGGCGTTGGCCAGCACCTGTGACGAGAGGGCCTGGGGCAGGAGCGTGAGCATGGGGCGCGCGAAGGACTCGCCACCGACCGGGTCCGGGCCGAACGGCGCGCCGCGCGGATAGACGGCGACGTGGGCGATCGCGATGGCCAGTGCCACGGCGACCATGAACAGGGCCGCGCGTGCAGGCTGACCGATCGCCGCCACGGCGATCCCCGCGGCCAGCACCACTCGCAGCGCCGCGTCCACGACCAGAGCGAGGGCGAACGTCACCTGGCGCCCGAAGGCGAGGAGCAGACCGCGCGTGACGTACTGCAGCGGTGAGACCACGGCGACTGCCGCAAGCCCCACGAGGACGGGGATGGACACCGGGTTCTGCGGGAAGGGGAGGGCGGCCGCGACGCACGCGATGACGACCGCCGCCCCTGCGAGAACCCACGACGTGCGCCAGGCGGCGGCGGCGGTCCGGCGTGAGAGGGTGCCGTGGCGCGCCGCCAGCAGCTGCTCGGCGGGGAGGAAGGCGCCGAACCCCACGATGAGAGCCAGGGACCAGAACACCGAGAACTCGTCGAACTCCGCGGCCGGCAGCGACCGCGAGATGATCGCGAGGAGGACGTAGGTGAGCACACCGGCGACGACCGTGCAGGCCAGCGCGATGCCGGCGACCTGCGGGGGAGACGGTGGCTTCGGCACCGGGAAAGGGTATCGGGCCGACACCGGCCGCGCGGATCGGGTTCTCAGCGGATGCCTGCGACAATGGGGCGGCTGCACCTGCGACCGTCGTGTCTGCTCGGCTGCCCCAGATCCGCACTCGAGAGATTCGGATGTCCGTGAGATCCCTGAACCTAGTCGCGCGGCGGCGTGGCGCCGCCCTCCTGGTCGCCTCGCTCGTGGCGATCGTGGCGGGCTTCGCCCTCGCGCTCGCGCCGGTGCTGCAGAGCAAAGTCGAGGTGCGCTGGCCGCAGGCCTCCGACGACGTCCGGTCTACTGCGCTCCTTCTGGCCAACCTCACCCCGCACGCCGTCGACGTGGAGTTCGACGGGGCCGCGCTGGAGGCGGCCGCCGACGGTGGCGGCCTGCTGCTGTCCACGGTCCGCACCGACCGACCCGCCGCCCGAGCGGCGGGCCTGGTCCTGGAGACGGACGGGGCGACTCTCACGGTCACCCTGCGCCAGAGCGCGCAGACCGTGGTGATCGAGCCGGGATCGTGGCACCTGCGCTCGAGCATCGAAGGGATGACGCTGGAGCGCGACGGGGAGCCGGTGCTGTCCTGGCAGAGTGAGGTGCCCCCGGAGATCGACGGCCTGCTCACCGATGTGCAGGAGCTCCCCACCGGTGCCGTGTTCCAGGCGACGGTTCAGGTGCTCGACGACAACAACACCGTCGCCTCCCCGCTCAAGCTCCTCATCCTCGTGGTCGCCGCGCTGGCACTCATCGCCGTGGCCGTGCTGCTGATCCGTGACGATCGCGCGCGGCCGCTTCCACGTGCGGCCCGTCGGCGTCGGGACGACGGCGAGGGGCGGTGGGTGCGGGTCGCCGTCGCGGCCGTCGACGTCGCGGTCGTGGGGGCGCTCGTGCTGTGGGTGTTCATCGGGCCGATGACCGCCGACGACGGCTATTACGCGGTGATGGCGCGCAACAACTCCGATGCCGGCTACGTCGGCATGTACTACCAGATCTTCAATCAGACCTTCGTCCCCTTCGTGTGGTACTGGCAGTTCCTCGATCTGTGGCAGACGGTGTCCGTCAGCGCGGTCTGGCTGCGGATCCCCTCACTCATCGCCGCCGTGGGCGGGTGGATGCTGATCCGGTACTACGTCAGGCGCCATCTGGAGGTCGCCGGAGCCGTCCGCGCCGGGTTCCTCGCCGTCGCGGGCATGGTCACCGTCCTGTGGTGGTGTGCCTTCGCGATCGGTGTCCGCCCCGAGGCGGTCGCGGCCGTCGGGGCGATGGCCGTCCTGGTGCTGGTCGTGACCTCGGTACGCACCGGCCGCGCGTTCCCCGCCTTCGTGGCCGCCGCGGTGGGGGCATTGAGCTTCGCGGCTCACCCGACCGGGGTCGTCGCGTTCGGCCCGCTGCTGGTGGGGATCGTTCCCCTGTGGCGTGCGCTGTCCGGCGACGGATGGCGGGCGGGAGCCCGCCGCACGCTGGCCATCATCAGCGGCGGGGCGTTCGCCCTCATCGCCGCTTTCCACGACGGCGCGCTGTTCGAAGCGATCAACGGGCAGCGCCGCTTCGCCGCGGTCGAGACACCGCTGGATTGGACCGACGAACTCGGTCGGTACGGTCTGCTGCTGGAGAACGGGCCCCAGGGAACATATGTCAAGCGAGCGGTGGTGCTCGTCGCGCTCGTCCTCGTGCTGTGGTTCCTCATCGCGTGGGCGTGGGATCTGCGAGCGCGGACGAGACTGATCGGCGACGCCGCCTCCCTCATGGGGTGGACCTTCGCCGTCGGGTTCGTGCTCATCTGGATCACCACCAGCAAGTGGTCGCATCACTTCGGAGCCATGGCAGTCATCGGGGCGGGGTTCGTCGCCTGGATGCTGACGGTCCTCCCGGCACGCGTCCTGGCGGCACTGCCCACCGCCCGTCAGCGGTGGCTCCTCGCATCGATCTTCGCCGCCTCCCTCCTCCCACCCGTGCTGCTGGCGCTGGAGGGCCCTCAGAACTGGTTCTCCTGGAACGCCCACCTGTCGGATTGGGGGCAGGCTCCGGGTGTCGGCCCGGTCGTGTTCGCCCAGCCCGCACTGTGGGTCGGTGTGGTCGTCGTCAGCGTGGGAGTCCTGCTCGCGCTGTCGCGGGTGCGGCGCACGCCGGTCCGCCTGCCGATCCTCGCCGCGGCGGTCCCCGTGACCTGTTTCGCCCTCATCGGGGTCTACATGTTCGGGACCTTCGGCATCGCGGCGGCGCGGGGATGGGACGACTTCTCGACCTCCGCGGCGAACGTCCGCGATCCGCTGGCGCGCGACTGCCTGCTCGAGGAGGCGATCACGACGTGGGATGCGGCCGGCGGTGTGGTCGCGCCCGCCGTCGACACGCAGGCCGGCGCGCCGGAGGGCATCCCCGAGCGCCTGCCCGACGGCACGCCGACCGAGCCGATTCTGGCGACCGGCTCATCGGTGTGGACGAGCCTGCAGGACGGCGTCCCGTCCGTGGGCTCGCACGAGTCCGGCTGGTTCGATGTGCCCCCCCTCGCCGACGGGGAGCAGCTGGTCGTCGCCGTCGCCGGGCACCTGACGCGGGACGCATCGACGAAGCTCACCCTGGAGCGACGGGACGGATCCGGCGAGATCACGACGGCACCCCTCACCGATGAGGTCGACCGTCATGGCTGGCGCACTCTGCTGCTCTCGCCGCTGATCGCAGAAGACACCGAGGAGATCCGGCTCGTCGCCCAGACCAGGACGGAGCTGCCCGGACAGTGGCTTGCGGTGAGCGATCCGCTGGTGGCCCCCGCGCGGAGTTTCGCGCAGGTGTTCCCTCCCGGAACGCCGGTCTCGGTCCACTGGCTGATGTCGTTCTGGTTCGCGTGCACGACGCCCCCGGCCATCTCGAACGGGATCGTCGAGCCGCCGGCAGGGGCCACGTCGTGGGGCGACTTCGCGTGGGACATGAACCCCTGGTCGCCGGGGCGGGGCGGTATCCTCGCCGGCGCTTCCCGCCTGGCCGACATCCGCACGCTCGCAGGAGACATGGACGGCTTCGGCGCGGCGTGGGGGCGCGTGCAGGTGTTCGACTATCCGGTCGCCGAGGCGGCCTACGAACTTCGCACCGACCGTGTCCTGACTCCGGGCTGGCGAAGCGCCTTCCCGGAAGCGTCCCAACTGGTGGTGGCGGAGCGGTGAGCGTGATGGGGAAGGGATCTGCACTCGATGTGGACTGAACTGGTTGCGGCAGCGGTCGTCGCCGCGCTTCTACTGTTCCTCATCGGCGGTGTGGTCGGGTGGGCGGGTGGGCTGCGCGGATTCGCTCTGCTGGCGACCGGCCCTGCGCTGACGGTGGCCGTCATCGCAGTCGCGAGCGTCGTGGCGCCCTGGGTGGGGCTGGCGTGGTCGGTCATCCCGGCGCTGATCGCCCTCGTCGTCGCGGCGGCACTGAGCCGCGCCGTCGGCGGGCGACGATCGAGGAAGGCGGCGGCGTCGCGGCGGCGGGTGGACCTCTGGCTGACCGGCACCGTCCTCGTGGCAGCGGGCGTCGCCACGACGCAGGTGATGCTGTCCATCGGGGCGCCCGACGCGATCTCCCAGACGTTCGACAACGTCTTCCACCTCAACGCGGTGCGGTGGATCCTGGACACGGGGTCGGCGTCGTCCCTGACGCTCGGACAGATCACGGCGCAGAGCGAAGGCCTCGCCTTTTACCCCGGCGCATGGCACGCGCTCGTCGCGCTCGTGGTGCAGCTGTCGGGAGTCACCCTCCCGGTCGCCGTGAACGCCACGGTGATCGTCGTCTGCGCGCTCGTGTGGCCCATGGCGGCGATCGTGCTCACGCGCGCGCTGTTCGGCCGCACCCCCGCAGCCACGGTGGGGGCGGGACTGCTCAGCGTCGCGATGCCCGTCTTCCCGATCCTGCTGCTGGACTACGGCGTGCTCTACCCGTATCAGCTCTCCCTCGCCCTCGTCCCCGTCGCCCTGGCCCTCACCCTCCACGTCCTCGGGTGGAGCCGGCTGCGGGATGCGGCGTCGTCGTGGCAGCGCGCCCTTCTGCTCGCCGCAACGCTGGGGGGCATCGCTCTCGCGCACCCTGGCGGGTTCGTCGCATGGCTCGCGCTGTCGACCCCCATCGCGGCGCTGCTCGGCTGGAGTTCGGTGAGGCGAGCCCGCTCCCGGCAGGCGCGCGTGCGAGTCTTCGTGGCGGCCGCCGTCTATCTCGTGGCCGGTGCGGCACTGCTGCGCATCCTGCGGCCCCCCGCCGATGCCCGCGGATGGGCGATCCAGTCGTCGATGGGGGAGGCCTTCGTCCAGGGGCTCGTGGGCTCCGCATGGTACGGCGTCGTGCCCGTCGTGGCTGCCGTCGCCGTCCTGGCCGGACTCTTCTTCACGGTGCGCAACCGCTCGCGCGGGGCGATCCTGGCAGCCGGGATCTTCCTCGTGGCGCTGCTGCTGTTCATCATCGTGGCAAGCCTTCCCATCATCCCGCTCCGTGACATCTTCACCGGGAGCTGGTACAACAACATCCCGCGACTGGCCGCCCTCCTGCCGCTGGGCGCCGTGCCACTGGGGGCCTACGGCATCGCGTGCTTCGCGCACGCGATCTCCCGGCGCATCCCGGTACCGCGTCGGCGTGTCGCTCTGCCGGTGCTCGGCGTCGTCGGTGCCCTCGTCGGCCTGGCCGTCAGCCAAGCGGCTCCGCTGTCACCGGTGCCGGCGGCGATCGCGTCCGCGCAGCGCAACTTCGACGATTCCGGACACCCCCCGCTGCTCTCCCAGGACGAGCGGACCCTGCTGGAGCGCCTCGACGCGCACGTTCCGCCTGGCGCTGTCGTGGCGGGCAACCCCTGGACGGGGACATCGCTGGCTTACGCGCTGGGCGACCGCCCCGTCCTGACGCCGCATCTGCTCAGCTACGAGGACGAGCGATTGCGCCAACTGGGCGCGGAACTCGGATCCAGCACGGCGGGAGACGACACGTGTGAACTCGCCCATGAGTTCGGAGTGCGCTTCGTGCTCGAGTTCAGCCCGGAGGAGGTGCACGACGGCCACCATGCGTATCCCGGTTACGAGAACCTCTCCGAGTCGCCCTCGATGGTGCTGCGCGACCAGGTCGGCGAAGCACGCCTGTTCGAACTGGTCGGGTGCGGCTGATGATCGTTCGTCCAGGCACTGCGGATACCATGGAAAGGATGTCGGAAAGCGTGGAACGTGTCCTGGTCATCGTTCCGGCGTGGAACGAGGAGCACAACGTCGGCGCCACCGTACGCGGCATCCGAGAGGCCGGTCCGTACGACATCGCCGTCGTCGACGACGGTTCCACGGACGCCACCGCCGAGGTCGCCCGCGACGCGGGGGCCGTGGTGCTCACCCTTCCGTTCAACCTGGGCGTGGGGGGTGCGATGCGCACCGGGTTCACCTACGCCCGCCGGCACGGCTACCGCAAAGCGATCCAGGTCGACGCCGACGGTCAGCACAACCCGGCCGACATCGCGCGCGTCCTCGACGGTCTGGAGCACGCCGACATCTCCATCGGCGCACGATTCGCCGACGTCGGGGACTACCCCGTGAAAGGACCGCGCAGGTGGGCGATGGTCGTCCTGGCGAAGGTGCTCTCGAACGTCGCGAAGACGCGTCTGACCGACGTGACGAGTGGCTTCCGCGCTGCAAACGACAGAGCCATCGATCAATACGTGCGGTACTACCCCGCCGAGTACCTCGGTGACACGATCGATTCCCTCGTGGCCGCCGTGCACGGCGGCCTGCGGGTCACCCAGGTGCCCGTCGCCATGCGGCCGCGCGCCACCGGCCGGCCGAGCCAGAACGCCGTGGGCGCCACGATCTACCTTCTCCGGTCGGTCTTCGCCCTGGGGCTCGCCGTACTGCGCCCCCGTCGTCGTCGAACGGAGCCCCCCGCATGACGGTCATCGGCGCAGTCGCCCTCGCACTCATCATCCTGACGATCGTGATGATTCTGCTGCTGAGGCGCTCCATCCGCGAGAAGTACGCCGTCATGTGGCTCGTGATCGGACTGGCCGTCCTCGTCCTCGGGCTGTTCCCCGGCTTGCTCACCGCCGCGACGGCGCTCCTGGGAGTGCAACTGCCCGCCAACCTGCTGTTCACCCTCGCCATCGTGCTGCTGCTGGGGGTCTCCCTCCACCTGTCGTGGGAACTGTCACGCGCCGAGGACGAGATCCGACGCGTGGCGGAAGAGACGGCGATCCTGCGGGCGGAGATGGACACCCTGTCGGCGGCCGTCGAGCGTCTTTCGGTCGACCGGGACGCCCCGGATGGCGATCAGGAGACCGGTCAGCGGACCACGTAGGCGGCCAGCCGACGTGCGTCACGCATCCGGCCGCCGAACAGTGCCACCGCCGACTCCGCGGCGGCGTTGAGTCGTGAGACGGTCCGCCGGCGCGCCACCCGTGCCGCGCGGTTCCAGCCGCGGGAGCGCAGGCGTCCCGCGTAGTGCTGGAAGAAGCGTCGCTCCTGGTCGAACCGGAGTCCGCTCACGGCGGTCGCCTGGGAGAACGAGCGCGCGTGCCGCCGGTACTGGAAGCACACATCGTCCGTGACCCGAAGTGTGCCCCCGGCCATCGCGATATCCAGAAGCAGAGCGAGGTCCAGCGCGACGTCGTAGCTGGCGTCGAATCCGTGGACGGCGACGCTGGCGCGCCGCCACAGGAGCGACGGGAAATACGCCCAGTCGGCCCGCGCGAGGCTCACTGCGAACGGCTCTCCGACGAGCACCCGGTCGCCGTTGCGCGTGCGGGGGCGCAAGAGATTCTTGACGAGGTCGGGGAGAGGGTGAGCAGGCTTCCCATCATCGTCGATGACCTGGACCCCGGGTTGGACGATGTCGGCAGCTGGGGTCCGCGCGGCCGCCCGGCGAACCGTCTCGAGATAGCGCGGCATCATCACGTCGTCGGCGCCCATCATGACGAACCACTCCGCCGTGGACAGGTCGAGGCAGCGGGCGAAGTTGCGCGCGACCCCCAGGTTCTCCTCGTTGCGGATCGCCACGATGCGCGGGTCGTCCAACGATGAGATCCACTCATGCCCCGCAGAGGAAGGCGAGGCGTCGTCGACGCAGATGAGGCGCCAGCGGGTGTCGGTCTGAGCGCGCACGCTGTCGACCGCCAGGCGCAGATACTCGACGTCGCCATAGTGGGGGAGAAGGATGTCGATGGTCTCATCGTCCACCGTCATCACCTCGTTCCGCGGGCTTGCCGGACACACCGTGCAGACCGTCGCGCCATCCCCGCCAGCCGTCCGTCAGGCCGGCGGGCCGACGGCGCAGCAACGAAGAGACGGACACCTCGCTCAGACGGCGCAGCGCTGCCGCGCCGCGCGACCAGCGCGGGATGCCGGCGCGGTGCGCGAAGCGCGCCATGTTGCGCATGCCGAGGTACACGGGATGCTCACCCGGCTCCTGTGCCCCATGGGCGTCACGGTCGATCACGGTGCGCCACCCGGCACGCGCGAGGCGCCACGATGTGTCGACGTCCTCGAAATACAAGAAGTACTCCTCGTCGACGCCGCCCACGGCGTCGAGGGCGTCGAGGCGGAACATCACAATGGCGCCGTCGAGCCAATCGACGTCCGACACCCGGGTGTCCGGCTCGCGGGTCACATGGGTCGCGCGACCGCCGCGGGTCAGCCGTCCGCCGGCGGAGAAGATGGTCCCCGGATCGGAGACACGCCGCAAGACGGGGCCGGCCGCCCCGATGTCGGGTGCGGATGCGAGCGTCTCTGAAAGCCGTTCGGCCAGGTGCACGTCGAATTCGGCGTCGTGCGTGAGAACGAGCAGGGCGGGCACGCTGTCGCGTACCGCCCGCCTCGCCTCGTTGACCGCTGCGCCGTAGCCCGGGTTGTCGGCTCTTGTCACCACCTGCACGAGTCCGCGGAGTCCCGGGGGGATCTCCACCTCGCCCAGGTCGCCGGCGTTGTCCACGATCACGACAGCGGCCGGTGGCTGGGACTGGGTGGCCAGTCGCGCCAGCACGCCGTTGACGAGGTCGCGGCGGCGATAGGCGATGATCAGGGCGGCGTAGGCAGTCATGGCGGGGAGCCCTGGGGGCGGGCGTAGGCTGTTGCGGTGGCGAAGTATGAGCGGAAGTCGGTCCGCGATGGT
Coding sequences within:
- a CDS encoding GDP-mannose 4,6-dehydratase, which produces MNPGARVLVTGATGQDGSYLLERLLERDASVTAVTRPGDELTAGLPAQVRPRTAALDDAEALRRVVRDASPQYIFHLGAVSSVAASWERPAETMAVNTVSTAALLESMASAEGARLVLASSSEIFGNAAESPQTEATAIRPVTPYGVSKAAAHQLVSLWRGRGSFASTAILYNHESPRRPETFVTRKITAGAARIARGLQDHLTLGALDARRDWGWAPDYVEALLTIADAEEPDDFIVASGRSHSVADFAEAALRAAGVSATDGLIVSDPRFVRPADVAEMVGDASRIRSRLGWSPTVDFDGLVQRMVAHDLALIDQADPAR
- a CDS encoding GDP-mannose 4,6-dehydratase produces the protein MPRALITGITGQDGLYLAELLISKGYTVYGLIRGQNNPKIELVRRTVPDVRLVTGDLTDVSSLVRVLSEAQPDEVYNLGAISFVAYSWENAALTTDVTGKGVLNILEATRLYAGDDPSSVRFYQASSSEMFGKVQEVPQRESTLLWPRSPYGVAKVFGHYMTINYRESYGMHASSGILFNHESPRRGPEFVTRKVTRAVARIAHGLQDTLVMGNLDAQRDWGFAGDYVEAMWLMLQQPHGDDYVVSTGETHSIRELLDAAFDAAGIADWEPHVQQSQEFMRPAEVDLLVGDAAKAREVLGWAPKVGFRELVAMMVEADLRDAAAEAR
- a CDS encoding arabinosyltransferase domain-containing protein, which translates into the protein MRSLNLVARRRGAALLVASLVAIVAGFALALAPVLQSKVEVRWPQASDDVRSTALLLANLTPHAVDVEFDGAALEAAADGGGLLLSTVRTDRPAARAAGLVLETDGATLTVTLRQSAQTVVIEPGSWHLRSSIEGMTLERDGEPVLSWQSEVPPEIDGLLTDVQELPTGAVFQATVQVLDDNNTVASPLKLLILVVAALALIAVAVLLIRDDRARPLPRAARRRRDDGEGRWVRVAVAAVDVAVVGALVLWVFIGPMTADDGYYAVMARNNSDAGYVGMYYQIFNQTFVPFVWYWQFLDLWQTVSVSAVWLRIPSLIAAVGGWMLIRYYVRRHLEVAGAVRAGFLAVAGMVTVLWWCAFAIGVRPEAVAAVGAMAVLVLVVTSVRTGRAFPAFVAAAVGALSFAAHPTGVVAFGPLLVGIVPLWRALSGDGWRAGARRTLAIISGGAFALIAAFHDGALFEAINGQRRFAAVETPLDWTDELGRYGLLLENGPQGTYVKRAVVLVALVLVLWFLIAWAWDLRARTRLIGDAASLMGWTFAVGFVLIWITTSKWSHHFGAMAVIGAGFVAWMLTVLPARVLAALPTARQRWLLASIFAASLLPPVLLALEGPQNWFSWNAHLSDWGQAPGVGPVVFAQPALWVGVVVVSVGVLLALSRVRRTPVRLPILAAAVPVTCFALIGVYMFGTFGIAAARGWDDFSTSAANVRDPLARDCLLEEAITTWDAAGGVVAPAVDTQAGAPEGIPERLPDGTPTEPILATGSSVWTSLQDGVPSVGSHESGWFDVPPLADGEQLVVAVAGHLTRDASTKLTLERRDGSGEITTAPLTDEVDRHGWRTLLLSPLIAEDTEEIRLVAQTRTELPGQWLAVSDPLVAPARSFAQVFPPGTPVSVHWLMSFWFACTTPPAISNGIVEPPAGATSWGDFAWDMNPWSPGRGGILAGASRLADIRTLAGDMDGFGAAWGRVQVFDYPVAEAAYELRTDRVLTPGWRSAFPEASQLVVAER
- a CDS encoding glycosyltransferase family 2 protein → MSESVERVLVIVPAWNEEHNVGATVRGIREAGPYDIAVVDDGSTDATAEVARDAGAVVLTLPFNLGVGGAMRTGFTYARRHGYRKAIQVDADGQHNPADIARVLDGLEHADISIGARFADVGDYPVKGPRRWAMVVLAKVLSNVAKTRLTDVTSGFRAANDRAIDQYVRYYPAEYLGDTIDSLVAAVHGGLRVTQVPVAMRPRATGRPSQNAVGATIYLLRSVFALGLAVLRPRRRRTEPPA
- a CDS encoding glycosyltransferase family 4 protein, yielding MRILITLNYYAPYVSGLTNVARDVAEGLAARGHDVLVLTTQHDRSLPRSETINGVRVRRFPVRVRLGKGVIAPGLVPAVIRAARTADVVNIHAPMLEAGPIAAGARRAGTPVLFTYQCDIAMPPSLPGRLQSRAMDASTTAAAGNSRAVIVSSSDYAAHSRVSRALARNQLVIPPGCHDRRGGTGRFREGDGLHVGFLGRIVEEKGIEYLVRGFTALADPEARLLIAGDFANIAGGSVIERVREAIGRDERIRMLGFLADEDLPDFYASLDTFALTSVNSFEAFGIVQVEAMMAGVPALVTDMPGVRTPVQETGFGTIVPPRDSAAITAALRKLPTLALPADGPERARALFANERGVQRYQELIDEVLEEAERATR
- a CDS encoding lipopolysaccharide biosynthesis protein translates to MPKPPSPPQVAGIALACTVVAGVLTYVLLAIISRSLPAAEFDEFSVFWSLALIVGFGAFLPAEQLLAARHGTLSRRTAAAAWRTSWVLAGAAVVIACVAAALPFPQNPVSIPVLVGLAAVAVVSPLQYVTRGLLLAFGRQVTFALALVVDAALRVVLAAGIAVAAIGQPARAALFMVAVALAIAIAHVAVYPRGAPFGPDPVGGESFARPMLTLLPQALSSQVLANAAPLIVFALGPVGAAGAFQASFTLARLPLFLITPVQAMLVPPFTVMLREGQTVRLLAAIRTLVLGVTGLAAAGAVVGYLAGPWAVELIFGPGRALPPLDLGILVAGVVCMAGLIVFTQAVIAAGRHRLALAAWSGALGAAVVTVVAAGTFLPIELACSIALLLSSLAALVGSALSLRTHLTRG
- a CDS encoding DUF6541 family protein, which codes for MWTELVAAAVVAALLLFLIGGVVGWAGGLRGFALLATGPALTVAVIAVASVVAPWVGLAWSVIPALIALVVAAALSRAVGGRRSRKAAASRRRVDLWLTGTVLVAAGVATTQVMLSIGAPDAISQTFDNVFHLNAVRWILDTGSASSLTLGQITAQSEGLAFYPGAWHALVALVVQLSGVTLPVAVNATVIVVCALVWPMAAIVLTRALFGRTPAATVGAGLLSVAMPVFPILLLDYGVLYPYQLSLALVPVALALTLHVLGWSRLRDAASSWQRALLLAATLGGIALAHPGGFVAWLALSTPIAALLGWSSVRRARSRQARVRVFVAAAVYLVAGAALLRILRPPADARGWAIQSSMGEAFVQGLVGSAWYGVVPVVAAVAVLAGLFFTVRNRSRGAILAAGIFLVALLLFIIVASLPIIPLRDIFTGSWYNNIPRLAALLPLGAVPLGAYGIACFAHAISRRIPVPRRRVALPVLGVVGALVGLAVSQAAPLSPVPAAIASAQRNFDDSGHPPLLSQDERTLLERLDAHVPPGAVVAGNPWTGTSLAYALGDRPVLTPHLLSYEDERLRQLGAELGSSTAGDDTCELAHEFGVRFVLEFSPEEVHDGHHAYPGYENLSESPSMVLRDQVGEARLFELVGCG